A single region of the Lotus japonicus ecotype B-129 chromosome 4, LjGifu_v1.2 genome encodes:
- the LOC130713607 gene encoding ultraviolet-B receptor UVR8-like, whose protein sequence is MMMEDDEVMSEVTAPPRRVLLISAGANHTVALLSGNFVCSWGRGEDGQLGHGDTDDRLLPTKVSALDGQDIVSVTCGADFTVARSESSGGLYSWGWGDFGRLGHGDNIDLFIPHPIRALQGLTIKQIACGDSHCLAVTMDNKVLSWGRNQNGELGLGTTDDSLVPQKIGTFEGVPIKMVAAGAEHSAAITEDGDVYGWGWGRYGNLGLGDRNDRLIPEKVSIDGVKIVIVACGWRHTVSVSSSGRLYTNGWGKYGQLGHGDFEDHLVPRRVQALSDKFISQVSGGWRHSMALTSSGQLLGWGWNKFGQIGVGNNVDCSSPVEVKFPYDQKVVQMSCGWRHTIAVSERGNVYSWGRGANGQLGHGDTIDRNVPMIIKAFSVDGSSGQHIESSNHSSSGKSTASLSERYAVVPNESASGSFATTSDREDKFDVSVP, encoded by the exons ATGATgatggaagatgatgaagtGATGAGTGAAGTCACTGCTCCACCTCGCCGTGTTCTTCTCATATCCGCCGGAGCCAACCACACTGTCGCCCTTCTTA GTGGAAACTTTGTTTGCTCATGGGGGCGGGGAGAGGATGGACAGTTAGGCCATGGCGATACTGATGATCGACTCTTACCTACAAAAGTGAGTGCGTTGGATGGCCAAGACATTGTGTCTGTTACTTGTGGAGCTGATTTTACCGTGGCTCGTTCTGAATCCAGCGGAGGTTTATATAGCTGGGGATG GGGTGACTTTGGAAGGTTGGGTCATGGTGATAATATCGACTTGTTCATTCCTCATCCCATTAGAGCATTACAAGGTCTAACGATAAAGCAAATTGCTTGTGGAGACAGTCATTGTTTGGCAGTTACTATGGATAACAAGGTGCTGAG CTGGGGGCGAAATCAAAATGGTGAGCTTGGACTTGGTACCACAGACGATTCTCTTGTGCCACAGAAAATTGGAACATTTGAG GGAGTACCTATCAAAATGGTTGCTGCTGGTGCTGAACATAGTGCAGCAATTACTGAAGACGGGGATGTGTATGGATGGGGTTGGGGACGATATGGaaacttgggattgggagacaGAAATGATCGCTTGATTCCTGAGAAAGTGTCTATTGAT GGTGTCAAGATAGTTATAGTTGCTTGTGGCTGGAGGCATACAGTATCTGTTTCATCTTCTGGCAGATTATACACAAATGGATGGGGCAAATATGGCCAGCTTGGACATGGAGATTTTGAGGATCATCTTGTGCCTCGGAGGGTTCAAGCGTTGAGCGATAAGTTCATTTCTCAG GTATCAGGTGGGTGGAGGCATAGCATGGCACTCACATCTAGTGGACAACTATTGGGCTGGGGTTGGAATAAG TTTGGACAGATTGGAGTTGGTAACAATGTTGATTGCTCCTCTCCTGTGGAAGTGAAGTTTCCCTATGATCAG AAAGTAGTTCAGATGTCATGTGGGTGGAGACACACGATTGCTGTTTCGGAGCGTGGAAATGTATATTCTTGGGGAAGAGGCGCAAATGGACAACTTGGGCATGGAGACACCATAGACCG GAATGTTCCAATGATTATTAAGGCCTTCAGTGTTGATGGATCTAGTGGGCAGCATATAGAATCTTCAAATCATTCTTCATCAG GGAAATCCACAGCCTCGCTATCAGAGAGATATGCAGTTGTTCCAAATGAATCT GCCTCTGGATCATTTGCTACTACTTCAGACAGGGAGGACAAGTTTGATGTCAGTGTCCCATAA
- the LOC130711721 gene encoding amino acid permease 4-like — MPQTSLSHNQGLDIEGSRVDGSSHPSKCYDDDGRLKRTGNVWTASSHIITAVIGSGVLSLAWAIAQLGWVAGPAVMLLFSLVTVYTSSFLAESYRAGDPNSGKRNYTYMDAVRSILGGVSVTLCGIFQYLNLIGIVIGYTIAASISMMAIKRSNCFHQSGGKNPCHMSSNPYMIIFGITQIFLSQIPDFDQIWWLSSVAAVMSFTYSIIGLALGIVKVAENGTLMGSLTGISIGTVTETQKIWRTSQALGDIAFAYSFAVVLIEIQDTVKSPPSEAKTMKKATKISIAVTTTFYMLCGCMGYAAFGDAAPGNLLTGFGFYNPYWLIDIANAAIVVHLVGAYQVFAQPIFAFVEKEAAKKWSHTDKEFKIPIPGLSSPYRLNVFRMVWRTLFVILTTVLSMLLPFFNDIVGVIGALGFWPLTVYFPVEMYIAQRKIPKWSSRWICLQVFSGACLVVSVVAAVGSVAGVLLDLKKYKPFQSNY, encoded by the exons ATGCCTCAAACCAGCCTTAGCCATAATCAAGGTTTAGACATTGAAGGCTCCAGAGTTGATGGGTCTTCCCACCCCTCCAAATGCTATGATGATGATGGACGTCTCAAACGAACTG GAAATGTTTGGACTGCAAGCTCCCACATAATAACAGCTGTGATAGGATCTGGGGTGCTATCTTTAGCTTGGGCCATAGCTCAACTTGGTTGGGTAGCTGGTCCTGCTGTGATGTTGTTGTTCTCTTTGGTTACTGTCTATACTTCATCTTTTCTGGCTGAAAGCTACCGTGCTGGCGACCCAAATTCCGGCAAGAGAAACTATACTTACATGGATGCAGTTCGCTCCATTCTAG GTGGAGTCAGTGTTACTTTGTGTGGGATATTTCAGTACCTGAATCTAATTGGAATTGTAATAGGCTACACAATTGCAGCTTCTATAAGCATGAT GGCAATCAAAAGGTCTAACTGTTTCCATCAATCTGGAGGCAAAAATCCATGCCACATGTCAAGCAACCCATACATGATCATTTTTGGCATAACTCagatttttctttctcaaattcCTGATTTTGATCAAATATGGTGGCTCTCATCAGTAGCTGCAGTCATGTCTTTCACCTATTCCATAATTGGCCTTGCTCTTGGAATTGTCAAAGTTGCAG AAAATGGTACTTTGATGGGTAGCCTCACAGGAATAAGCATTGGAACTGTGACAGAGACCCAAAAGATATGGAGGACTTCCCAAGCTCTTGGTGACATAGCCTTTGCCTATTCATTTGCTGTGGTTCTCATTGAAATTCAG GACACAGTGAAATCCCCACCATCTGAGGCAAAAACAATGAAGAAAGCTACAAAGATAAGCATTGCAGTGACCACAACATTCTacatgctctgtggttgcatgGGCTATGCTGCTTTTGGAGATGCAGCACCAGGGAATCTTCTTACTGGCTTTGGTTTCTACAATCCATATTGGCTCATAGACATTGCAAATGCTGCTATAGTGGTTCACCTTGTGGGAGCATACCAAGTGTTTGCACAACCCATCTTTGCCTTTGTGGAGAAAGAAGCAGCAAAAAAATGGTCCCATACTGACAAAGAGTTCAAAATTCCAATCCCTGGTCTCTCTTCCCCTTACAGACTAAATGTGTTTAGAATGGTTTGGAGGACACTGTTTGTGATTTTAACCACTGTCTTATCAATGTTGCTTCCATTCTTCAATGACATTGTGGGAGTGATTGGAGCACTAGGGTTTTGGCCTCTAACAGTTTACTTTCCAGTGGAGATGTATATCGCCCAGAGGAAGATCCCAAAATGGAGTAGCAGATGGATTTGCTTACAAGTATTTAGTGGGGCATGTTTGGTTGTGTCAGTTGTTGCTGCTGTTGGATCAGTGGCTGGTGTCTTGCTTGACCTGAAGAAATACAAGCCATTCCAATCAAACTACTGA
- the LOC130709898 gene encoding auxilin-related protein 2-like codes for MNDFDGLLASDYGFKPQGKSAPMASSQSKPPSSSNFDFGSRSSRTSDSLFGSSNNNPRATSFDDLFRSEPPRSDSAPLDFDSMYRGSSGGSDFPSRSVNSPPPVYDKPVYDDDDDVFDGVPGLRSSSTKVKFDNVFAPASPDGGAFDDLLGGFGKESKDRKRSEKHDRGGSDFDDLLAGFGSSKPSSDRHAPDVGLSSEPPASASKTTSTVAEDPFKVFESASSPVDKPTGHFTDPLEEISKFSSSRSTKYDSSSTSNGKVYEDIDPFDGLGKSVPAFSSERNSKKGSTSPSLNKSRSWARDEEPLDNSSDTNLGRYPQNSIPVENGQEFPQAPSYMPTFSSNSNKPVGQRSTSPPPYDNVGFRQANIQVDMSPKYEENLESSEDIWLTVSEIPLFTQPTTAPPPSRPPPPRPVHIPKSGAGSSASTNARKQASEFSSFPSSTRFSQAPKSAPAAATVSPTSQFDELDDFAMGRSRGNDSESGNGLPDEEVEMNSAAAAMKEAMDRAEAKFRYAKEVRERESTKAARSKETVELEKDERGMLEEREKQLRLERERQQKEREEKEQRRLMKEREEKEREQQRREREKARQAVERATREARERAAADARQRAERTAVEKANAEARERAERAAVQRAQSEARERAAADAKERAEKAAAEAKDRGARERAAVAKAEAEARVRAERAAVERAAAEARERAAAEARERAAAAARMNQQKNDNDLESFFGGGRPSSAPRPPRTNSTESAFEPQFQADVTRKSTGASSSMKKASSSTNIVDDLSSIFGAAPPSSGEFQDVEGESEERRRARLERHQRAHERAAKALAEKNQRDLQTQRDQAERNRIGETLDFEIKRWSAGKEGNLRALLSTLQYVLWPECGWQPVSLTDLITAASVKKAYRKATLCIHPDKVQQKGATLQQKYIAEKVFDLLKESWNKFNSEELF; via the exons ATGAACGATTTCGATGGCCTCTTAGCCTCCGATTACGGCTTCAAACCGCAAGGAAAATCCGCACCAATGGCATCCTCTCAATCCAAACCCCCTTCTTCTTCCAACTTCGATTTCGGATCCCGATCCTCCCGCACCTCCGATTCCCTATTCGGATCCTCCAACAACAACCCCCGCGCCACCTCCTTCGACGATCTATTCCGATCTGAACCACCGCGCTCAGACAGCGCGCCGCTCGATTTTGACTCCATGTACCGCGGATCCTCCGGCGGCTCTGATTTCCCCTCCCGCTCCGTGAACTCGCCGCCGCCGGTGTATGACAAGCCGGTGTATGACGACGATGATGACGTCTTCGATGGCGTGCCGGGGCTGAGGAGCTCGTCGACCAAGGTTAAATTCGATAACGTCTTTGCGCCGGCGAGTCCGGACGGTGGCGCGTTCGATGATCTTCTCGGCGGGTTTGGCAAGGAATCGAAGGATAGAAAGAGATCCGAGAAGCATGATAGAGGTGGTTCTGATTTTGACGATTTGCTTGCTGGGTTTGGAAGCAGTAAGCCATCTAGTGACAG GCATGCTCCTGATGTTGGTTTGTCCTCAGAACCACCTGCCAGTGCATCTAAAACAACCTCCACTGTTGCTGAAGATCCTTTCAAAGTATTTGAATCAGCTTCATCCCCAGTGGATAAACCCACAGGCCACTTTACAGATCCATTGGAAGAAATTAGTAAATTTAGTAGTTCTAGAAGCACAAAATATGATAGTTCTTCAACTTCAAATGGCAAAGTATATGAAGACATTGATCCTTTTGATGGGCTTGGAAAATCTGTCCCTGCATTCTCATCAGAGAGAAATAGCAAGAAGGGTAGCACTTCTCCGAGTTTGAACAAAAGCAGAAGTTGGGCTAGAGATGAAGAACCACTTGACAATTCATCTGATACGAATCTTGGAAGGTACCCACAAAACAGCATTCCTGTTGAAAATGGTCAGGAGTTTCCGCAGGCTCCATCTTACATGCCTACATTTTCATCTAATTCTAATAAACCAGTTGGCCAAAGGTCTACTTCCCCTCCTCCATATGATAATGTTGGTTTTAGACAAGCCAATATTCAGGTTGACATGTCTCCCAAATATGAAGAAAACTTAGAATCAAGTGAGGATATATGGCTGACAGTGTCAGAAATTCCTCTTTTTACACAACCAACAACTGCTCCACCACCTTCAAGACCTCCTCCTCCACGGCCAGTACATATTCCCAAGTCAGGAGCTGGTTCATCAGCTTCTACCAATGCTAGGAAGCAGGCCAGTGAATTTTCATCTTTCCCAAGTTCCACTCGATTTTCTCAGGCTCCTAAGTCTGCTCCAGCTGCAGCAACGGTATCCCCAACATCTCAGTTTGATGAACTTGATGATTTTGCCATGGGCAGAAGTCGTGGTAATGATAGTGAGAGTGGAAATGGTCTTCCTGATGAAGAAGTAGAGATGAACTCAGCTGCTGCAGCTATGAAAGAGGCAATGGATAGAGCTGAAGCTAAATTTAGGTATGCAAAGgaagttagagagagagagtctaCAAAAGCTGCTAGAAGCAAAGAAACTGTGGAATTGGAAAAAGATGAGAGAGGTATGCTagaggagagagaaaaacaGTTAAGGTTAGAACGTGAGCGGCAGCAGAAGGAGAGAGAGGAAAAGGAGCAAAGAAGACTAATgaaagaaagagaggaaaaagaaagagaacaaCAACGGCGGGAGAGGGAAAAGGCAAGGCAGGCTGTAGAAAGAGCTACTAGAGAAGCACGTGAAAGAGCAGCTGCTGACGCACGCCAAAGAGCTGAGAGGACTGCTGTTGAGAAAGCTAATGCTGAAGCTCGAGAGCGTGCTGAAAGGGCTGCAGTTCAAAGGGCACAATCTGAAGCCCGAGAAAGGGCTGCTGCTGACGCAAAGGAAAGAGCTGAAAAGGCTGCTGCAGAGGCAAAAGACAGGGGCGCACGTGAAAGAGCTGCAGTTGCAAAGGCTGAAGCTGAAGCACGTGTTAGAGCTGAACGTGCTGCTGTAGAAAGGGCTGCTGCTGAGGCTCGGGAAAGGGCTGCTGCTGAAGCCCGAGAAAGGGCTGCAGCTGCTGCAAGGATGAACCagcaaaagaatgataatgatcTCGAGTCCTTCTTTGGCGGTGGACGACCCAGCAGTGCTCCAAGACCTCCTAGGACTAACTCTACT GAATCTGCATTTGAACCCCAATTTCAGGCAGACGTAACAAGGAAATCTACGGGTGCATCTTCAAGTATGAAAAAAGCATCGTCATCCACTAATATTGTTGATGATCTTTCCTCAATTTTTGGAG CTGCTCCTCCATCATCTGGTGAGTTTCAAGATGTTGAAGGGGAAAGTGAAGAAAGGCGAAGAGCTAGGTTGGAACGCCACCAGAGGGCTCATGAGCGTGCG GCAAAAGCTTTGGCTGAGAAGAATCAGCGAGACTTACAAACTCAAAGAGATCAAGCTGAGAGAAAT AGGATTGGCGAGACACTGGATTTTGAAATCAAGCGTTGGTCTGCAGGAAAAGAGGGGAACTTACGAGCTTTGCTCTCTACCTTACAATAT GTACTGTGGCCTGAATGTGGTTGGCAGCCAGTTTCTTTGACTGATTTGATTACAGCTGCTTCTGTTAAAAAAGCCTATAGGAAAGCTACATTGTGCATTCATCCTGATAAAGTACAGCAGAAGGGTGCCACCCTTCAGCAGAAATATATTGCCGAGAAGGTGTTTGATCTACTAAAG GAATCCTGGAATAAATTCAATTCTGAGGAGCTTTTCTAG